From a region of the Acidobacteriota bacterium genome:
- the clpX gene encoding ATP-dependent Clp protease ATP-binding subunit ClpX: protein MPNDEFEPRLPQRCSFCGKEYGQVKRLFAGRDAHICSECVTLCFDLLESVPDEQPAEQIADLPRPADVKNSLDQYVIGQETAKVTVSVAVYNHYKRINHLQALRAKGKLEPQDEDVELEKSNILLLGPTGTGKTLIARTLAKCLKVPFTIADATVLTEAGYVGEDVENILVRLFHAANFNAARTERGIIYIDELDKIARKDGNPSITRDVSGEGVQQGLLKILEGTVANIPPKGGRKHPEQSFVQIDTTNILFICGGAFDGLEKIVARRLGNKVVGFEADKKYVSESSEDILDHLVPADLIEYGLIPELVGRVPVAAALRPLDEEAMLSILTEPKNALVKQYARLLEMEGVELQFEPEALKAAVRLARERKTGARALRSIFERAMLNVMYEIPSNPEVAEVVVTGETITEGSPARLITHAQKKKAG, encoded by the coding sequence ATGCCGAACGACGAGTTTGAACCACGCCTGCCGCAACGCTGTTCGTTCTGCGGCAAAGAATACGGGCAGGTGAAACGGCTCTTTGCAGGGCGCGATGCGCACATTTGCAGCGAGTGCGTGACTCTCTGCTTTGACCTGCTGGAGAGCGTCCCGGACGAGCAGCCTGCCGAGCAGATAGCGGATCTTCCCCGGCCGGCCGATGTCAAGAACTCCCTGGATCAGTACGTCATCGGCCAGGAAACGGCCAAGGTTACGGTATCCGTGGCCGTGTACAACCACTACAAGCGCATAAACCACCTGCAGGCCCTCCGGGCAAAAGGTAAGCTTGAGCCGCAGGACGAAGACGTCGAACTTGAAAAATCCAACATCCTGCTGCTTGGTCCCACCGGTACCGGCAAGACCTTGATCGCGCGAACGCTGGCGAAGTGCCTGAAGGTGCCGTTTACGATCGCCGACGCCACGGTGCTGACCGAAGCCGGGTATGTCGGCGAAGACGTGGAGAATATCCTGGTGCGTTTGTTCCATGCGGCTAATTTCAACGCCGCCAGAACCGAACGCGGAATCATCTACATTGACGAACTGGACAAGATCGCCCGCAAGGACGGAAATCCGTCGATCACCCGTGACGTTTCCGGCGAGGGCGTGCAACAGGGGCTGCTGAAAATCCTCGAAGGGACGGTTGCCAATATCCCCCCCAAGGGAGGCAGGAAGCACCCGGAACAGTCGTTCGTGCAGATCGATACGACCAACATCCTGTTCATCTGCGGCGGCGCCTTTGACGGATTGGAAAAGATTGTGGCCCGCCGGCTGGGGAACAAGGTGGTCGGGTTCGAGGCCGACAAGAAATACGTCAGCGAATCCAGCGAGGATATTCTGGACCATCTCGTCCCCGCCGATCTGATCGAATACGGGCTGATTCCCGAGCTTGTCGGGCGCGTACCCGTCGCAGCCGCCCTTCGACCGCTGGACGAAGAGGCGATGCTGTCCATACTGACCGAACCCAAGAACGCCCTGGTCAAACAGTACGCTCGTCTGCTCGAGATGGAAGGAGTGGAGCTTCAGTTCGAACCCGAGGCGCTCAAGGCGGCTGTCCGACTGGCCCGGGAGCGCAAGACCGGTGCCCGGGCGCTCCGCTCCATTTTCGAACGCGCCATGCTCAACGTGATGTATGAAATCCCCTCAAATCCTGAAGTTGCCGAGGTCGTGGTCACCGGTGAGACGATCACCGAGGGCAGCCCGGCACGCCTTATCACCCACGCCCAGAAGAAGAAGGCCGGTTGA
- a CDS encoding serine/threonine-protein kinase, with translation MDKLLHYTISRKLGRGKHGDVYVALDTGLDRVVAIKCLTPPLLTGQHRERFLDDMDTLLYLDDPHIASFYSLEDIDGQQYIIREYVEGQSASQLLASGPVPYERALALGQQAASGLQHAHRRNVLHLNVTSSNLFVTRRGPVRLLDFGLPFAPPDTDPACADPADLVYLAPEQIAGKPVDHRADLYALGVVIYEMLTGRPPFSGDDAGSIMDSILHRAPDLACAEVKALPDEARLLLGKLLSRDPADRFSGSDELRATLQAMTAYLSEDRVPVPPEPRSGTGRQYLLIALLIVLLLVFWVVVTTVWR, from the coding sequence GTGGACAAGCTGCTTCATTACACTATTTCCAGAAAGCTCGGCAGGGGAAAACACGGCGACGTGTACGTGGCCCTCGATACCGGGCTGGATCGTGTCGTGGCCATAAAGTGCCTCACCCCGCCCCTGTTGACCGGACAGCACCGCGAGAGGTTCCTCGACGACATGGATACACTGCTGTACCTCGATGATCCTCATATCGCGTCTTTCTACTCGCTGGAGGACATTGACGGACAGCAGTACATCATCCGCGAATACGTTGAAGGACAATCGGCCAGCCAACTGCTGGCGTCCGGGCCCGTCCCCTACGAGCGTGCCCTGGCGCTCGGCCAGCAGGCCGCTTCCGGACTGCAACACGCTCACAGACGGAACGTGCTGCACCTGAACGTCACCTCTTCGAACCTCTTCGTGACTCGTCGGGGTCCGGTGCGACTGCTCGATTTCGGTCTGCCGTTTGCTCCTCCCGATACCGATCCTGCCTGTGCCGATCCCGCCGACCTGGTCTATCTGGCGCCGGAGCAGATCGCCGGAAAGCCGGTCGATCACAGGGCCGACCTGTACGCGCTCGGCGTCGTCATCTACGAAATGCTTACCGGCAGGCCGCCGTTCTCGGGAGACGACGCCGGTTCGATCATGGACAGTATCCTGCACCGGGCACCCGACCTTGCCTGTGCGGAGGTCAAGGCTCTCCCTGACGAAGCCCGGCTCCTGCTCGGTAAGCTCCTGTCGCGGGACCCGGCTGATCGATTTTCCGGCAGCGACGAGTTGCGTGCGACCCTGCAGGCCATGACGGCGTACCTGTCCGAGGACCGTGTGCCTGTGCCTCCGGAGCCTCGCTCGGGTACCGGCCGTCAATACCTGCTTATCGCTCTGTTGATTGTGCTGTTGTTGGTCTTCTGGGTGGTCGTGACAACGGTATGGCGATAA
- a CDS encoding GNAT family N-acetyltransferase: MFWRLTDARKRWSRVKGAPNQQAFRKLVKSGKAHGILALDDREPVGWCSFGPKAHFPGLETTRSYRTESAAGLWAINCFYLVKEYRRIGLGQLLAGEAVKAIRRRGGKIVEAYPVTLTRNGKRLPPAFSFTGPEVIFTRLGFKEVQRLAPSRPVYRLDLG, translated from the coding sequence ATGTTCTGGCGACTGACTGATGCCCGCAAGCGGTGGAGCAGGGTCAAGGGAGCACCCAATCAACAGGCCTTCAGGAAACTCGTGAAATCCGGGAAGGCACACGGAATCCTCGCACTTGACGACCGGGAACCGGTGGGATGGTGTTCGTTCGGACCCAAGGCCCATTTCCCGGGCCTGGAGACGACCAGGTCATACCGGACGGAAAGCGCCGCCGGCCTGTGGGCGATCAACTGCTTTTACCTGGTCAAAGAATACCGTCGCATCGGGTTGGGCCAACTCCTGGCAGGCGAAGCGGTCAAAGCCATCCGCAGGCGCGGAGGAAAGATCGTCGAAGCGTATCCTGTGACTCTGACGAGAAACGGCAAACGATTGCCGCCGGCATTCTCTTTTACCGGGCCCGAGGTGATCTTCACCCGCCTGGGGTTCAAAGAGGTGCAGCGCCTGGCACCGAGCCGACCGGTCTACCGGCTCGACCTGGGCTGA
- the tig gene encoding trigger factor, protein MKVDLKETTELERELNIEVEPETVQSALEKKLHEIRQTVTLKGFRKGKAPLDLVKSLYHDQAKADVADNLIRDTYPRAVQEKTLRVAARPTVTDLSFDDSGGFAYTVRVEVFPEVTRVECEGLTLEAIDTEPTDEEVEAMVANYRRQFSDLRPVDRPAEDGDVVLADLHKLFDSKEALVGDSFDNSEVDLGSPLTVKEFKEELPGMSAGDSKEFTVHYDEGYADSRFAGAQIRYNCTVRAVQERVLPEFDDAFAKRTGVAETALELKLKMREDIRRQKEENRTRRDKRVVVRQICEKNEIPVPEGTVNAYLDAVVEDLRQHRSEVTEEEIRQQYRQAGINSVRWDILWHALSEHESIEVSPEDSENWINGFAAANKMTPQQARQALQQSGKAAGLRESLLEDKVMAFLVGKATREPARK, encoded by the coding sequence ATGAAAGTAGATTTGAAAGAAACGACGGAACTCGAGCGGGAACTCAATATCGAAGTCGAGCCGGAGACCGTTCAGTCTGCGCTGGAGAAAAAGCTCCATGAAATCAGGCAGACCGTGACGCTCAAGGGTTTTCGCAAGGGGAAGGCACCGCTTGATCTCGTGAAGTCGCTGTATCATGACCAGGCCAAGGCCGACGTCGCCGACAACCTGATCAGAGACACGTACCCCCGGGCGGTGCAGGAGAAGACCCTCCGCGTGGCCGCCCGTCCGACCGTCACGGACCTGAGTTTCGACGACAGCGGCGGCTTTGCTTACACGGTCAGGGTCGAGGTCTTTCCCGAGGTGACGCGGGTGGAATGCGAGGGCTTGACGCTCGAGGCCATCGACACGGAGCCGACCGATGAAGAGGTCGAGGCGATGGTCGCAAATTACCGCAGGCAGTTCTCGGACCTTCGGCCGGTGGACCGGCCCGCCGAGGACGGCGACGTGGTCCTGGCCGACCTGCACAAGCTTTTCGATTCCAAGGAGGCGCTGGTCGGAGATTCCTTTGACAACTCCGAGGTCGATCTCGGCAGCCCGCTGACGGTCAAGGAGTTCAAGGAGGAACTGCCGGGCATGAGTGCTGGTGATTCGAAGGAGTTTACGGTGCATTACGACGAGGGTTACGCCGACTCCAGGTTCGCGGGTGCCCAGATCAGGTACAACTGCACGGTCCGGGCGGTCCAGGAGCGCGTCCTGCCGGAGTTCGACGATGCGTTCGCCAAACGCACCGGTGTTGCGGAAACCGCGCTGGAATTGAAGCTGAAGATGCGAGAGGATATCAGGAGACAGAAAGAGGAGAACCGGACGCGCCGGGACAAGCGCGTGGTGGTCCGACAGATCTGCGAGAAAAACGAAATCCCCGTCCCGGAAGGAACGGTCAACGCGTACCTGGATGCGGTCGTGGAGGATCTCAGGCAGCACCGGTCCGAGGTAACCGAGGAAGAGATACGTCAACAGTATCGACAGGCCGGGATCAATTCCGTCCGCTGGGATATTCTGTGGCATGCGCTCTCGGAGCATGAAAGCATTGAAGTTTCACCCGAGGATTCCGAAAACTGGATAAACGGGTTCGCCGCAGCCAATAAGATGACCCCGCAGCAGGCCCGCCAGGCCCTCCAGCAGTCCGGCAAGGCGGCCGGTCTCCGCGAGTCGTTGCTGGAAGACAAGGTCATGGCCTTTCTGGTCGGGAAGGCGACAAGGGAACCCGCGAGAAAATAG
- a CDS encoding STAS domain-containing protein codes for MKFGDKLQGDIVIIEISGKIMGGEETTMFHGKIHEYIQIKKSHIVLDLAKVEWMNSVGLGMLISALTTVKNAGGRLVLANITKIESILTITRLITVFEHYDSREEAIKSFAA; via the coding sequence ATGAAATTCGGCGACAAATTACAGGGTGATATTGTCATTATTGAGATATCGGGCAAGATCATGGGGGGCGAGGAGACGACCATGTTCCACGGCAAGATTCACGAGTACATCCAGATAAAGAAGAGCCATATCGTGCTCGATCTGGCCAAGGTCGAATGGATGAACTCGGTCGGGCTGGGGATGCTGATTTCCGCCCTGACGACCGTCAAAAACGCCGGCGGCCGTCTCGTGCTGGCCAATATCACCAAGATCGAGTCTATTCTGACTATCACACGGTTGATTACGGTTTTTGAGCACTACGACAGCCGCGAAGAGGCAATCAAGTCGTTCGCAGCTTAG
- a CDS encoding DUF5916 domain-containing protein, with amino-acid sequence MWYRAVLLLTVTLTLVQISAMTGPVLADETFTAVYHPTIRVPRGDGEIRVDGELDEMIWRQAARATGFVETNPGDQIKPGVRSEALITYDQSNLYVALIAWDDPSEIRASMRERDAIFSDDYFGIMLDTYGDQAWAYEFFVNPLGLQGDLRMLASGNEDISLDVVFNSYGKVTDSGYQVELAIPFASLRFPNRPVQTWRANFWRDRQRENRYRYCWAAQDRNDPCFICQWGYLTGIEGIEPSSNIEILPNVIGYQSGALADSDDPASVFDNADPDAELALNARYGISSNSSVEIAVNPDFSQVESDAGQIDVNNPFGLWFPERRPFFQEGSDLFSTFIDAIYSRSVNDPIVAGKFTGQYGRTSLAYLVARDENSPLLLPFAEQSILAQAGFSTVNIFRIRQTFGQNSYIGAMATDRRLSTFSRGGVGGGSGSGSTYGMDAAWRFLTNYRLEFQVLGSHTVEPQAPDLIDTTWADGRAQESFDRGRHTVALDGEVYDGHAVYAGFERSARHWDVDLHYAEFSPTFRTDNGFTTRNDLRRAMCGVGVGFRPNREWLISWWSELDVARIWDHGGPINLDPFSFVEGNRDEWITVEMGCELRNRTQLSVSYLNSQERFAGSVFPGISRLFLAVDSRPGELIISGLNYTVGRSICRDRRSPELGWINDVNAFVTVKPTQRLLINQNLSFSRMEHLDRFLQAHPGVGRKIYSGYILRTRLTYHFTRKWNLRLVAQYDDFDERFDLEPLLTWRLNPFTIFYVGVNNRLQHFDPDKYTSVSDSQWETSSRQFFAKLQYLFRI; translated from the coding sequence ATGTGGTACCGTGCTGTCCTGCTGCTTACAGTCACGCTGACGCTCGTGCAGATCTCGGCCATGACTGGCCCCGTTCTGGCTGACGAAACCTTCACCGCTGTGTATCATCCCACGATCCGTGTGCCGCGCGGCGACGGCGAGATCAGAGTTGACGGCGAACTGGACGAGATGATCTGGCGCCAGGCCGCCAGGGCGACGGGTTTTGTGGAGACCAATCCCGGCGACCAGATCAAACCGGGCGTCAGGTCCGAAGCGCTTATCACCTACGACCAGTCCAATCTGTACGTGGCCCTGATAGCTTGGGACGATCCCTCGGAAATCAGGGCCTCTATGCGGGAGCGAGACGCCATCTTCAGTGATGACTACTTCGGGATAATGCTGGACACGTACGGCGATCAGGCCTGGGCATATGAGTTTTTCGTTAACCCGCTCGGCCTCCAGGGGGACCTGCGCATGCTGGCCAGCGGGAATGAGGACATCTCGTTGGACGTGGTGTTCAACTCGTATGGCAAGGTGACCGACAGCGGTTACCAGGTAGAACTGGCGATACCGTTTGCCTCGCTACGGTTTCCCAACAGGCCGGTTCAGACCTGGCGGGCCAATTTCTGGAGAGATCGGCAGCGGGAAAACCGCTACCGGTACTGCTGGGCGGCACAGGACCGCAACGACCCCTGTTTTATCTGCCAGTGGGGGTACTTGACCGGCATCGAGGGCATCGAACCGTCCAGCAACATAGAGATCCTGCCCAACGTGATCGGTTATCAATCGGGTGCGCTGGCCGATTCGGACGATCCCGCCTCAGTTTTTGACAACGCCGATCCGGACGCCGAGCTGGCACTGAACGCCCGCTACGGCATCTCGTCGAACTCGTCGGTGGAGATAGCCGTCAACCCGGATTTCAGCCAGGTCGAATCGGATGCCGGACAGATAGACGTCAACAATCCATTCGGCCTGTGGTTCCCAGAACGTCGACCCTTCTTCCAGGAGGGAAGTGACCTGTTCAGCACGTTTATCGATGCGATCTATTCACGTTCGGTCAATGACCCCATTGTCGCCGGTAAGTTCACGGGTCAGTATGGCCGGACATCGCTGGCCTACCTGGTGGCTCGGGACGAGAATTCACCGCTGCTGTTGCCGTTCGCAGAGCAGAGTATCCTGGCTCAGGCGGGATTCTCCACCGTCAACATCTTTCGTATTCGACAGACGTTTGGCCAGAATTCCTACATCGGTGCCATGGCCACCGACCGCCGCCTCAGCACGTTTTCGCGGGGTGGAGTGGGCGGCGGCTCCGGTTCCGGGTCCACGTACGGAATGGATGCAGCCTGGCGCTTCCTGACCAATTACCGTCTGGAGTTTCAGGTCCTGGGCAGCCACACCGTGGAGCCGCAGGCTCCCGACCTGATCGACACCACCTGGGCGGACGGCCGTGCCCAGGAATCTTTCGACCGGGGACGGCATACCGTTGCCCTGGACGGTGAGGTCTACGACGGCCATGCCGTCTATGCGGGCTTCGAGCGCTCCGCCCGCCACTGGGATGTCGACCTGCATTATGCGGAATTCAGTCCCACCTTCCGGACTGATAACGGCTTCACCACCCGAAATGATTTACGCCGGGCCATGTGTGGCGTTGGGGTCGGCTTCCGGCCAAACAGGGAATGGCTGATTTCCTGGTGGTCGGAGCTTGACGTCGCTCGGATCTGGGATCACGGCGGCCCCATCAATCTGGATCCGTTTTCATTTGTTGAGGGCAACAGAGACGAATGGATCACGGTGGAGATGGGATGCGAGTTGAGGAATCGGACACAGTTGTCTGTCAGCTACCTCAACAGTCAAGAGCGGTTCGCCGGCAGCGTGTTTCCGGGGATCAGCAGGCTGTTCCTGGCAGTTGACAGCCGCCCCGGCGAACTGATCATCAGTGGCCTGAACTACACGGTCGGACGATCGATCTGTCGCGACCGCAGGAGTCCGGAACTGGGTTGGATCAACGACGTCAATGCCTTCGTAACCGTAAAACCCACCCAGCGGCTCCTGATCAACCAGAATCTCAGCTTCTCCAGGATGGAGCATCTTGACCGCTTCCTGCAGGCGCATCCCGGTGTCGGCAGGAAGATCTACTCCGGGTATATCCTTCGCACGCGGCTTACCTATCATTTCACTCGAAAATGGAATCTCCGGCTGGTCGCACAGTATGATGATTTTGACGAGAGGTTTGACCTCGAACCGCTGCTGACCTGGCGGCTGAACCCCTTTACGATCTTTTACGTTGGCGTCAACAACCGCCTTCAGCACTTTGACCCGGACAAGTATACGTCGGTATCCGATTCGCAGTGGGAGACGTCGTCCCGGCAGTTCTTCGCCAAGCTTCAATACCTGTTCAGAATTTGA
- the clpP gene encoding ATP-dependent Clp endopeptidase proteolytic subunit ClpP, protein MKDKLHDSYLIPMVVEQTGRGERAYDIFSRLLKDRIIFIGTPIDDQVANVVIAQMLFLEAEDPEKDVFVYINSPGGSVTAGMALYDTMQFIKPDIATTCVGLAASMGAFLLAAGTEGKRAALPNGRIMIHQPMGGTQGQVSDIVIMTEEFAKAKKRLNELLVMHTGQPLERIEKDTDRNYFMSPEEAREYGLIDKVYEFKREIKK, encoded by the coding sequence ATGAAGGACAAGTTACACGACAGTTACCTGATTCCGATGGTGGTTGAGCAGACCGGTCGTGGTGAGCGCGCCTACGACATTTTCTCTCGCCTGCTCAAAGACAGGATAATCTTCATCGGGACACCGATCGATGATCAGGTTGCGAATGTGGTCATTGCCCAGATGCTGTTTCTGGAAGCGGAGGACCCGGAGAAGGACGTTTTCGTGTATATCAATTCTCCGGGCGGTTCGGTTACGGCCGGCATGGCCCTGTACGACACCATGCAGTTCATCAAGCCGGACATTGCCACCACCTGCGTGGGCCTGGCCGCGTCGATGGGCGCATTTCTGCTGGCCGCCGGGACCGAAGGCAAACGCGCGGCGCTGCCGAACGGCCGGATCATGATTCACCAGCCCATGGGCGGGACCCAGGGGCAGGTGTCCGATATCGTGATCATGACGGAAGAGTTCGCCAAGGCCAAGAAGCGGCTCAACGAGTTGCTGGTCATGCATACCGGCCAGCCCCTCGAAAGGATCGAAAAAGACACCGATCGGAATTACTTTATGTCCCCGGAAGAAGCCCGGGAATACGGCCTGATCGACAAGGTCTACGAGTTCAAGCGCGAGATAAAGAAATAA
- a CDS encoding UvrD-helicase domain-containing protein, which produces MNRLLSDLNDAQREAVTTTEGPVLVIAGAGSGKTRVLTRRLAYLLTERLAEPHQILAVTFTNKAAGEMRERVARLMGGELPGSQVSTFHSFCARVLRREAQVLGYSSDFTIFDADDSKTLIKNCLKKLGFSETQFPHRGQLRTISGLKDRMISSEAYAATASGYFETRSAQIYSLYQKRARECNAMDFDDLLFNAVWLLRNDPQVGRKYRQRFRYLMVDEYQDTNHVQYLLLKELLDHHQNLCVVGDEDQSIYGWRGADIRNILDFEKDFPGARVVKLEQNYRSTGTILKAASAVIANNEMRKGKTLYSTLEEGAELDLVMVDNAEEEAAWVVDRIVASNGALKETAILYRTNAQSRPLEEQLRRRGIPYQVFGGVAFYARKEIKDLLAYLRLTCNPADDVAFERIINYPRRGIGAKTLGQIAAIARDKGVSLHQVAVEAENCPELTGKVKRIEPFVQIIEKYRLRYRDEPVDLVTQDLVEELMIIPDLMTEDPVSGQTRVENVEAFIEGIVEYAQTRAEPRLSEYLQEISLFTDIDAYREIDDKVVLMTIHSAKGLEYDTVFMVGLEEGRFPLQRAIVEPAQLEEERRLFYVGMTRARKRVYLSLAAVRFQFGEVESIPSRFVREIPGELVVKCDQRTGSHLHRPAPGRAAGRTLPADLSGDISGTHYEYEGQEMFRVGCIVSHPTFGRGKIARAEGFGESLRLEIMFPGVGMKKIMAKYARLRVIG; this is translated from the coding sequence ATGAATCGCCTGCTAAGTGACCTCAACGACGCCCAGCGCGAGGCCGTGACGACTACCGAAGGTCCGGTGCTCGTTATCGCCGGCGCCGGATCCGGCAAGACCCGCGTGCTCACCCGACGTCTCGCCTACCTGCTGACCGAACGGCTGGCGGAGCCGCACCAGATCCTCGCGGTGACTTTTACCAACAAGGCGGCAGGTGAGATGAGAGAGCGGGTCGCCCGGCTGATGGGCGGCGAACTGCCCGGATCGCAGGTATCGACGTTCCACTCCTTCTGCGCCCGGGTTCTTCGCCGTGAGGCGCAGGTTCTCGGCTACAGCTCGGATTTTACGATATTCGATGCTGACGATTCGAAAACCCTGATCAAGAACTGCCTGAAAAAACTCGGCTTTTCCGAAACCCAATTTCCCCATCGAGGCCAGTTGCGCACGATCTCGGGTCTGAAAGACCGGATGATCAGTTCTGAAGCTTACGCCGCGACGGCATCCGGTTACTTTGAAACCCGTAGCGCCCAAATCTACTCGCTGTATCAGAAACGTGCGCGCGAGTGCAATGCCATGGACTTCGATGACCTCCTCTTTAACGCCGTCTGGCTTCTCAGGAACGACCCGCAGGTGGGCCGGAAGTACCGGCAACGTTTTCGGTACCTGATGGTCGACGAGTACCAGGACACCAACCACGTGCAGTATCTCCTTCTCAAGGAGCTTCTGGACCACCACCAGAACCTCTGCGTCGTCGGGGACGAGGACCAGTCGATCTACGGATGGCGGGGGGCCGATATTCGCAACATCCTTGATTTCGAAAAGGACTTTCCCGGCGCCAGGGTAGTAAAGCTCGAGCAGAACTACCGTTCCACCGGTACCATTCTCAAAGCAGCCTCGGCCGTGATCGCCAACAACGAGATGCGCAAGGGCAAGACCCTGTACTCCACGCTCGAGGAAGGGGCCGAGCTGGACCTGGTGATGGTGGACAACGCCGAGGAGGAGGCGGCATGGGTAGTTGACCGGATCGTTGCCTCCAACGGTGCGCTGAAGGAAACGGCCATCCTGTACCGTACGAACGCCCAGTCCCGGCCACTCGAAGAACAACTCAGGCGTCGAGGCATCCCCTACCAGGTTTTCGGCGGCGTGGCATTCTACGCGCGAAAAGAGATCAAGGATCTGCTGGCCTATCTCAGGTTGACGTGCAACCCTGCCGACGACGTCGCCTTCGAGCGCATCATCAACTACCCCAGGCGCGGTATCGGTGCCAAGACGCTCGGGCAGATCGCCGCCATAGCCCGGGACAAGGGCGTCTCCCTGCACCAGGTGGCCGTCGAAGCAGAAAACTGCCCCGAACTGACGGGAAAGGTCAAGCGAATAGAACCGTTCGTGCAGATCATCGAGAAGTACCGACTACGCTACCGCGATGAGCCGGTGGACCTGGTGACGCAGGACCTCGTGGAAGAACTCATGATTATTCCCGACCTGATGACCGAAGACCCTGTTTCGGGACAGACGCGGGTGGAGAACGTCGAGGCCTTTATCGAGGGTATCGTCGAGTACGCACAGACCCGGGCCGAGCCAAGGCTGTCCGAGTACCTGCAGGAGATATCGCTGTTTACGGATATCGACGCGTACCGCGAGATCGATGACAAGGTGGTGCTGATGACGATTCACTCGGCCAAGGGACTTGAGTACGATACGGTCTTCATGGTCGGTTTGGAGGAAGGCCGTTTTCCGCTGCAGCGGGCTATTGTCGAACCGGCCCAGCTTGAAGAAGAACGCCGGCTGTTCTACGTTGGCATGACACGGGCGCGCAAACGGGTGTACCTGTCGCTGGCGGCAGTTCGGTTTCAGTTCGGCGAGGTTGAATCCATCCCGTCACGTTTCGTCCGCGAGATTCCCGGTGAGCTGGTTGTGAAATGCGACCAGCGGACCGGGTCGCATCTGCATCGTCCCGCCCCGGGCCGGGCCGCCGGCCGCACGCTTCCGGCCGATTTATCCGGCGATATCAGCGGCACTCACTACGAGTACGAGGGCCAGGAGATGTTCCGCGTGGGCTGCATAGTGTCGCACCCCACCTTTGGCAGGGGCAAAATCGCCAGGGCCGAGGGGTTCGGCGAATCGCTCCGCCTGGAAATCATGTTCCCCGGCGTGGGCATGAAGAAAATCATGGCCAAGTATGCCCGGCTCAGAGTGATCGGCTGA
- a CDS encoding PhzF family phenazine biosynthesis protein: MGQQIIQVDSFTDRPFAGNPAAVCLMSGPAEEGWMQAVAREMNLSNTAFFYPDGDRYQLRWFTPRAEVELCGHATLASAHVLWQDGHLALDEAARFITKSGELVARRDGDWIEMDFPATPVQEAAAPAELSSALDVVPKFVGKSKFDYLVEIDSEQTLRALKPDFGLLAQVPSRAVIVTAASADQKYDFVSRCFAPSVGVPEDPATGSTHCALGPYWSLRLGKQSMAACQASERGGVLRVTVDGERVRLGGQAVTVLRGELVSP; the protein is encoded by the coding sequence ATGGGACAGCAGATCATACAGGTAGATTCTTTTACCGACCGTCCCTTTGCGGGTAATCCTGCGGCCGTCTGCCTGATGTCGGGACCGGCCGAAGAAGGTTGGATGCAGGCAGTGGCGCGGGAGATGAATCTCTCGAATACCGCTTTTTTCTACCCGGACGGCGACCGGTACCAGTTGCGATGGTTTACACCCCGGGCCGAGGTGGAGTTGTGCGGCCACGCCACGCTCGCCAGCGCTCACGTTCTGTGGCAGGACGGGCACCTGGCCCTCGATGAGGCGGCCCGATTCATCACCAAGAGCGGTGAACTCGTTGCCCGCCGGGACGGCGATTGGATAGAGATGGATTTTCCCGCCACCCCGGTGCAGGAGGCGGCCGCCCCCGCCGAGTTGAGTTCTGCACTCGACGTCGTCCCGAAGTTCGTGGGCAAAAGCAAGTTTGACTACCTCGTGGAGATCGACTCGGAGCAGACCCTCCGTGCGCTCAAGCCGGATTTCGGTCTGCTGGCGCAAGTGCCGTCGCGCGCTGTTATAGTGACCGCCGCCTCAGCGGATCAGAAGTACGACTTTGTTTCCCGCTGTTTCGCTCCCTCGGTTGGCGTTCCCGAAGATCCGGCGACCGGCTCGACACACTGTGCCCTGGGGCCATACTGGAGCCTGCGCCTGGGCAAGCAGAGCATGGCCGCCTGCCAGGCCTCGGAACGGGGCGGCGTGCTGCGAGTTACGGTCGACGGCGAGCGGGTTCGCCTGGGCGGGCAGGCGGTCACGGTGCTGCGCGGCGAGCTTGTTTCGCCCTGA